One region of Monomorium pharaonis isolate MP-MQ-018 chromosome 11, ASM1337386v2, whole genome shotgun sequence genomic DNA includes:
- the LOC105835541 gene encoding biogenesis of lysosome-related organelles complex 1 subunit 1 isoform X1: MNLLHGLSFFSLSNYQPSEMLSAIVKEHQSKQAVRKERQEQKRKEAVQAASNLTQALVDHLNVGVAQAYLNQKKLDAEAKQLQHSATNFAKQTQLWLNLVESFSSSLKEIGDAENWARSIEGDMRTIATALEYSYKATQENQSAGNV; this comes from the exons ATGAATCTTTTGCACGGTTtgtctttcttctctttatctaattat CAACCGTCAGAAATGTTATCTGCAATTGTGAAGGAACATCAAAGCAAACAAGCTGTACGAAAGGAAAGGCAAG AGCAAAAACGAAAAGAGGCTGTTCAGGCTGCAAGTAACTTGACACAAGCTCTTGTTGATCACCTGAATGTTGG tGTAGCTCAAGCTTACTTAAACCAGAAGAAATTAGACGCAGAGGCAAAACAACTTCAACATAGTGCAACCAATTTTGCTAAGCAAACGCAATTGTGGTTGAATTTGGTAGAATCCTTCTCAAGCTCTTTAAAAGAAATCGGAGATGCAGAAAATTGGGCACGCAGTATAGAAGGAGACATGAGAACAATAGCCACTGCTTTGGAGTATTCATATAAAG CTACCCAAGAGAATCAAAGTGCTGGTAATGTTTAA
- the LOC105835541 gene encoding biogenesis of lysosome-related organelles complex 1 subunit 1 isoform X2, which yields MLSAIVKEHQSKQAVRKERQEQKRKEAVQAASNLTQALVDHLNVGVAQAYLNQKKLDAEAKQLQHSATNFAKQTQLWLNLVESFSSSLKEIGDAENWARSIEGDMRTIATALEYSYKATQENQSAGNV from the exons ATGTTATCTGCAATTGTGAAGGAACATCAAAGCAAACAAGCTGTACGAAAGGAAAGGCAAG AGCAAAAACGAAAAGAGGCTGTTCAGGCTGCAAGTAACTTGACACAAGCTCTTGTTGATCACCTGAATGTTGG tGTAGCTCAAGCTTACTTAAACCAGAAGAAATTAGACGCAGAGGCAAAACAACTTCAACATAGTGCAACCAATTTTGCTAAGCAAACGCAATTGTGGTTGAATTTGGTAGAATCCTTCTCAAGCTCTTTAAAAGAAATCGGAGATGCAGAAAATTGGGCACGCAGTATAGAAGGAGACATGAGAACAATAGCCACTGCTTTGGAGTATTCATATAAAG CTACCCAAGAGAATCAAAGTGCTGGTAATGTTTAA
- the LOC105835542 gene encoding protein AF-9 produces MAVRITLECGHTSMLRMRTTPEGYTHDWEVFVRGVDNADIHHYIEKVVFLLHDTFRNPKRVFKEPPFVVKESGYAGFIIPIEVYLKNKDEPKKFQISYDLHLQPSGPPINKTIRHVEVFRNPSDDFRKKLLKGGAVIVSSRDGSLEKSDTKSSAMVGKPKLNGSESKKHRVTESKTSNQFHDLFGPPIKTTPIKISPDSKKTSQSDKNLVPKPLAVPEKSDKVDKTIKSKESPHKDSRKDKVDEKKDKKVRDSSKEQLKSKEKSKRPPSPGNKSHLSPGSKRPASPVVTKKSLSPLPPTKRPPSPKSKEKEAKKIGQEKEKDNKEKEKIKNNSRSDVDSSKSEKKKDKKKHKDDRDKERKDKYKESEKANVKDVAKIIEKKPEKTDKAEKSDKEKLQEYKSSKDGRKSPKPGKENDKVKDDKSIKEKTEKSEKSDKVKDGRSDKEHKHKHKKREKKDKRDSKDREKKEKRDKSKEESEKQNNASSLVSNPLTSLLTENPERDSSDSAPSMNDDDSLPESKSMLNIKKEPEHVVLSTIPAETAKPLSPGISVEIKKEKSERSRRDKSKGSRGEERESRKRKRSKEDDEVVAKREKSRGQSTSPPLEPVSSSQSPVAMDIDSIHHSEKETKKDFRKEKDGHAINMADNVLNDTDPEQVAPDSTINSTDAEINDPPVFSEDYVSQLKDLQQKIMTLQDNDELQRVVQVIAETGQYEITKKTFDFDLCALDRRTVQRLQQFFSAS; encoded by the exons ATGGCAGTGCGTATCACATTGGAATGTGGACACACGTCGATGCTACGTATGCGCACTACTCCCGAGGGATACACGCACGATTGGGAAGTATTCGTACGAGGAGTGGACAATGCGGATATACACCATTACATTGAGAAAG tGGTATTCCTTTTGCATGATACCTTTCGGAACCCCAAGAGAGTATTCAAGGAACCACCATTTGTAGTAAAAGAATCGGGCTATGCAGGCTTTATAATACCAATTGAAGTTTATCTAAAGAACAAGGATGAACCcaagaaatttcaaatatcGTATGACCTTCATCTGCAACCAAGTGGTCCACCTATCAACAAGACTATACGCCATGTAGAAGTGTTTCGAAATCCTTCTGATGACTTTAGGAAAAAGCTATTGAAGGGTGGAGCT gTTATAGTATCCAGCAGAGATGGTTCACTAGAGAAAAGTGATACGAAATCATCTGCAATGGTTGGCAAACCAAAATTGAATGGCAGCGAAAGCAAGAAGCATCGCGTTACTGAGTCTAAAACCTCTAATCAATTTCATGATTTATTTGGCCCTCCCATAAAGACGACTCCTATAAAGATATCACCGGATAGTAAAAAGACAAGTCAATCCGATAAGAATTTAGTTCCTAAACCTTTGGCTGTTCCTGAAAAATCTGACAAAGTGGATAAGACGATTAAATCAAAAGAAAGTCCTCACAAAGACAGTAGGAAAGATAAAGTGGACGAGAAGAAGGATAAAAAAGTTCGAGATAGTTCTAAAGAACAACTAAAGAGTAAAGAGAAATCTAAGAGACCTCCTAGTCCTGGAAATAAGAGTCATTTAAGTCCTGGGAGCAAAAGGCCTGCGTCACCTGTCGTTACAAAGAAGTCACTAAGTCCTTTGCCACCTACAAAACGACCTCCATCTCCTAAATCAAAGGAAAAGGAGGCAAAGAAAATTGGGCAGGAAAAGGAGAAAGACAacaaagagaaggagaaaataaaaaataactcgaGAAGTGATGTGGATTCTtcaaaatcagaaaaaaagaaagataagaaaaaacacAAGGACGACAGGGACAAAGAAAGGAaggataaatataaagaatcaGAAAAAGCTAATGTTAAAGATGTCGCGAAAATAATTGAGAAGAAACCTGAGAAAACGGATAAAGCGGAGAAATCGGATAAGGAGAAACTTCAAGAATATAAATCGTCGAAAGATGGTAGAAAGTCTCCAAAACCTggaaaagaaaatgataaagTGAAGGATGATAAGTctataaaagagaaaacagAGAAGAGCGAGAAGTCTGACAAAGTAAAAGATGGCAGATCTGACAAGGAGCATAAGCATAAGcataaaaaaagggaaaagaaagataaacgAGACAGTAAGGAtcgagagaagaaagagaaacgtGATAAGAGCAAAGAGGAGAGTGAAAAACAGAACAATGCGTCTTCGCTAGTCAGCAACCCATTAACGTCCCTTTTAACGGAAAATCCAGAGAGGGACAGCAGCGATTCAGCACCTTCGATGAACGACGATGATTCATTACCTGAAAGTAAATCTATGCTCAATATCAAGAAGGAACCGGAACATGTGGTACTAAGCACTATACCAGCAGAAACGGCAAAGCCACTTTCTCCTGGTATATCGGTGGAGATAAAGAAGGAGAAGAGTGAGCGTAGCAGACGAGACAAATCCAAAGGGAGCAGAGGCGAGGAAAGAGAAAGTCGTAAAAGGAAGAGAAGCAAAGAGGACGACGAAGTTGTAGCGAAACGTGAGAAAAGCAGGGGTCAGTCAACTTCTCCACCTTTGGAGCCAGTTTCATCGAGCCAGTCTCCAGTCGCCATGGATATTGATTCTATTCATCATTCGGAAAAGGAGACGAAGAAAGACTTCAGGAAGGAGAAGGACGGTCATGCCATTAACATGGCTGATAACGTGTTAAACGATACTGATCCTGAACAAGTGGCCCCGGATTCCACAATAAATAGTACCGATGCGGAGATCAACGACCCGCCTGTGTTTTCTGAGGATTATGTGTCACAGCTGAAGGATTTGCAACAGAAAATAATGACTTTGCAAGATAACGATGAGTTACAGAGAGTTGTACAAGTAATTGCAGAAACTGGTCAATATGAAATCACAAAGAAGACATTTGACTTTGATTTGTGCGCATTGGATCGTAGGACTGTGCAACGTCTTCAACAGTTCTTCTCCGCATCGTGA
- the LOC105835544 gene encoding tropomyosin-1 yields the protein MDVIKKKMQAMKLEKDNAMDKADTCEGQAKEANMRADKVLEEVADLTKKLTQVEADLEANKQALEQANKDLEDREKSLTNAESEVAALNRKVQLIEEDLERSEERLNTATAKLTEASQAADESSRMCKVLENRAQQDEERMDQLTNQLKEARLLAEDADGKSDEVSRKLAFVEDELEVAEDRVKSGEAKIMELEEELKVVGNSLKSLEVSEEKANQRVEEFKRQLKTLTVKLKEAEARAEFAEKTVKKLQKEVDRLEDELGINKDRYKSLADEMDSTFAELAGY from the exons ATGGATGTCATCAAGAAGAAGATGCAAGCGATGAAGCTTGAGAAGGACAATGCTATGGACAAGGCCGATACCTGCGAGGGGCAGGCGAAGGAGGCGAATATGCGCGCGGACAAGGTCCTCGAAGAAGTCGCGGatcttacaaaaaaattaactcaagtCGAGGCCGATCTCGAGGCTAACAAGCAAGCCCTCGAACAGGCTAACAAGGATCTTGAAGACCGCGAAAAATCCCTTACCAAC GCTGAATCCGAGGTTGCTGCCCTTAATCGTAAAGTCCAGCTTATCGAGGAGGACCTCGAGCGTTCGGAGGAACGTCTGAATACCGCGACCGCTAAGCTGACCGAAGCTTCGCAGGCCGCCGACGAGTCTAGCCG TATGTGCAAAGTATTGGAAAACCGTGCGCAGCAGGATGAGGAGAGGATGGACCAACTGACAAACCAACTTAAGGAGGCCCGCCTGCTCGCGGAGGACGCTGACGGAAAATCTGACGAAGTGTCGCGCAAGCTGGCCTTCGTTGAAGACGAGCTCGAAGTCGCGGAGGACCGGGTGAAATCCGGCGAGGC CAAGATCATGGAGCTGGAAGAGGAATTGAAGGTCGTCGGTAACAGCTTGAAATCCTTGGAGGTCTCCGAAGAAAAG GCCAATCAACGAGTCGAAGAATTCAAGCGCCAACTGAAAACTTTGACGGTCAAACTGAAGGAGGCCGAAGCCCGTGCCGAGTTCGCCGAGAAGACCGTCAAGAAGCTCCAGAAGGAGGTTGACAGGCTCGAAG ATGAATTGGGCATCAACAAGGACAGATACAAGTCGTTGGCCGACGAGATGGACTCGACATTCGCCGAATTGGCAGGATATTAG